The sequence tctAAAGAGGTTAAAACTCCAGCAGCACTTGTAGAATGAAAACACTCCTGAAACACATCTTAtaataaaggtgttttttctACAAGTTTTGAcctgaaaatagtgaaaaatgtcgtgtttcccaaagcccaagatgatgtcctcagtttactgtcaaagaAGCGTAAAGAAACCAgatcatattcacatttaagaagctggaatcagaatttttacttttctttcttaaaaaatttGCGataaatcgttgcagctctaagacaaatgaaaatgttGACTTTATGATGACACTAGATGAAAAATTCATTCTGAGGTGGACAAgaatgtgtgtaccaaatttcaaggcAAACCAATCGATCTACTGAAGACCAATAGCGTGGATAAAAGTCACACTTAATGTTCACACCGAAACCATGTGTCAAAACGAAACAAAGACAGGAAAACACATGAAGCACAGTCCTTTTATGGATTATCTGCATTTGGCCTGTTTCTGTGCGAGGGGACATTGAAAGCTTTGAGGTTTGGAGATAGACTCCACAGAGATGGCCAGCTCTCGTTCAGCACCATGTTATCAGCGAGCCACAGATGGCTTCAGGCCTGAGTCAGACCGGCTGACTTACTCCTGCGAGGAAACAGAGGGAGGACGTCCAAATGAATGTTGGGCTGAATCATGCTATGAAAGCTCTTTTGTGTCATCGTTGGCAGACTGCTGACAATATAAAAACCAGGCACTGATGTGACACTGTATCATAATTTACTCGTGTAATTTAATTCAGCTTGACGCTTTGTGTCTTGTCATTAGGAAACAGAGACCTTGCACCGACATTGAAGAGTATTTATACACACTTTGTGTGGTGCAGTGTTTCTCAAGATTGCTAAAGCTAAATATAGGTTACACTCATTGCTTTCTATGTTAAACCACAGTGGTTAGCGCTGTTCAAACGGCTTCCTGTGTACCGTGGAGGTGTTTTTCTCTTTGTCAGTTTCAGTGAGCTCATTATTCTCTTTAGagctaaaataataatgtactGTACATTCATAAACCTTATGTATGTGGCACAGCACTGCACACATATACTGTGGagaatgaacaaataaaattaCAGATATTACAGATGTAAAAACATCTGCGATAAAtaactgttgttgtgtttccatcTTTGCAGTTCTACTCAAAAAACAAAGGCTCCATCGCTACAACTCTTCTGAAGCCCAAACAAAAACTCGGAGCCAAGTCAGCTAAGTTAGAGCTGTCTAAAAGTAAGTCTGATGTCAAGAAAACTGTATCTATACAGATccaatataaaattaataatgatTATGAAAGCTTGTGAAGGTATGAGTCAGGTTTAcagttctctctcttctccagcTGGATGGCTGTTGGACATTACGAAGCTCAAACTGGGAGAGAGTATTGGAGAGGGGGAGTTTGGTGGTGAGCTTTCATTCTCTTTTTAGTATTATATTTGTACCCTCAATATTTAATAATGAAAAGTGTCATCAAACATTTACAGAAAAGAATAATTATGTCTTGAGTTAGTATGGATGTATTTTGATAGTAAATACTGTGTGCTTCTCAACTGCAGCTGTTTATGAAGGAGAGTATATGGGCCAGAGGGTGGCAGTGAAGACCATTAAATGTGATGTGACAGCTCAGGCCTTCCTGCAGGAGACAACAGTCATGACGTGAGTCTGGAGATTTCCTCAATATTaatgttttcacattttgtcaAAACACTTTGATGAGCTTCACATTCATTACTAATAAAAGGGACCAGTTGCATACAAATAGACCTAGTCTTTGtcttaaatataactttaagTCAGACTTGCTATAGACACTTAAATGTACCTGTTGTATAAAGCTTCCATATGAGTGACTAATGTAAGACTGACTACATAGCCTGTCAcacaatgcattatgggtgaaatAAGACACTTTACAGAAGACAACAAATAAGATGTCGGATGCAACAGCGACACCACACCAAGTATGACAGAAAATACCAGAGAAGATAAACAGCATAAATCCAACAGTCGTTAGATCCATTAAAGATGTTCAGAAACAATTCAAGAATATAGTACATGGTTGCTAAAAGTAATGGTTAAACAGTTAGTTAAAAATTGgctaaaagtaatgggtaaATAGTTGAAATAGTTGACCCTCTAACGgattgttgccatagcaacaatGCTCTCACCTCCGGCTTAGCTACGAGGAGAGGTGACTAACTTTCCTACCTCAAATTAAGTCGGACTTAATATTTATACAACAGACAGGCTTAATTAGAGTAGTAGTCTAACCTGACAATCTAAGATCTAAGGCCAAGACTAGTCTTAAACTAAGTGTATGCAACTGGCCCCTGATTTTAGAGAGTTTTCTCAATGAAAAATTAACTTATTTTGGCTTATTGCACAAGTGATCATATCATTTTGAATCAAATGTAACTTACTAATATTTGTATTAGTGCTGTCAGTGTTTTTAATGTGGATTCACTTCTTCCAGGAAGCTCCAGCATAAAAACCTGGTGCGATTGTTGGGGGTCATTCTTGACAAAGGGCTTCATATTGTCACAGAGCTCATGACGAAggtacagtaaacagtaaacacaTCATTTATCAGTGGTTCTTagttgaaaaataaaacgtggttataataataaaaaatctctAAAATAGTGAATAGATATTGATCGTGGCTAGAAGACACCTTGTTACATTACACaatgaaacagaaaatacaatCACACACAGTAAGTGAAAGCTCATAGGGTTTTCTCTATTTGACCACAATAATTCCAGACATCAAGATGAGTCATTGTTGGGAAGCGTCTCCTAAACAGCAGCGAAGGAAACCACCATCTAAACAGAAAGCTGGACTCACCAGCGATAAATACATCAGCTTTTTTCTGCAAATTCACTACCAGCAGCCAGTGAGAAAAATAGTTATGGGGGTTTTTGAGGGTTGTTTTACTTTCTGGGAAATCACGTATTCTGGGCAACTCCCAGAGGATAGACAGAGGGGTTGGGAGGGACTCGGATAACTGCAGGTTTTCAGTGATCGTGTTTGCTTATAATTTATGTACTAAGGTGTGTATGCTTTGAAGTGTCCTTGGATTTTTGTAGATTTTAACAGAGTGAATGGCTTTGTGACCAATTTACTTGGTTGTTTTAGCTCAGGCTGttttatttcatgtgttttattgtgatgaTTGGTTTTGATGCAGTAATTTCCTTAATACAAGACATTTTTCTCTTAAGGGAGACAATAAAAGTACCCATAAATGGTAGATGGTGGTCGGCActcccccagcttggagaagtaGAAAGGGGTTACcgtacagaagcaaagcaaagtactgctgtggacgggggcagcagccaaatgtattttagccacctaaaagaaaggcccccctaaacaaatcaatatcagtttaagtgtatggtttaccttgccgtgagacagctatacagtctatgtttccaacagggaactgaagtcgttatctatgctctcgccaaagcaaccagactccattggaaaaaaactgtaattttacctcgcagaacacaggggtGCTGTTCTACTGCTGACTCgatctgttagtttgtttgtgttaatgtgtaattttggttagtttggattcaccaaagtcacacaataatgcAAACAAACCAACTGATCGAGGCAACaatagaccagcaacccctgtaTTCTGCGAGTtaaaattaaagtttttttcaaTGCAGTCTGGTGACTCGAGTGCATAGAtgggatacaacggcttcagttccttgtcagaaagggctgtctgatggcaagtgaaaatattctaaatatagcgtactcTTGAACTGATACTGCtcttttaggtgagcctttcttttaggttgcTAGAAtaggttttgctgccggcctcgtccacagcagtacattgctttgcttccttgcggtaactcctgtctgtttcaccaaactgggggcacgctgacggtcatctactgtaggtgataaactgactatggataagtatctcCACCACTGATGCAATAGTATGCCAGGGATGGCAATGCAGCTTTAAGGAGTCAGAGTCTGACTTCCTCACCTGTTAAATGACATTAGGCTAAAATCCAGAAGCTCATTGTGGATGCTGGGCCTCAAGTACAGTCATATAATGACTTTAGATCACATTTTAGAATATTAAATAACTTGTTTAGCACTGGgtttacacatttaaaaaccaaaAGGTTAAAACCTGCTTGTAGCGTTTTTGTCTACGTGTAGTATTTCTCATAATACTAACAGAAATCTTCTATCAGAACCTTATTCaagtatttttaatttgtttacatgtgtctttgtgttgcAGGGAAACCTTGTCAACTATCTCAGGACAAGAGGACGTTCAGTTGTAAGCTCAGTTCAGCTGCTCCGCTTTGCTCTGTGAGTTGAAACCTTAATGTTTTGTACAGCAGAAGTTATAGTGTGTGCAGAGTAGCACAAAAAAATGCTTGTAACTGTGTATACATAgcactgtgtgtgagtgttcaACAGTTTGCTGTGCAATATTcaaataatgtttgtgtgtgtttacatgtatgTGGTCAGGGATGTGTGTGAGGGGATGGAGTACCTGGAGTCCAAGAAGTTGGTTCACAGAGATTTGGCAGCTCGTAACGTGCTGGTCTCTGACGACTGCGCGGCCAAGGTCAGCGACTTCGGTTTGACCAAGTTGGACTCGAAGGTGTCAGATAACGCCAAACTGCCGGTCAAATGGACCGCCCCCGAAGCTCTGAAGAAAGAGGTCAGTTTGGAGAGCTGCTATGTTTTTCTATCAGggatttatttttctgtatttctgttCCTCTGAGGCCTCTCTTTGGTACTTATATGGCATATTTTATGAAGGATTGGTAGGTTTAGAATATTGCTCCattaataattaacaaataagtTATTGATGCCTTATAATAATCAGTAATAATCCACCAATAAGGAGCAGGTTGGTGTAAAGACCTGATGCATAAATTACcttgtctttttatttaattatttaattcatcAGGATTTAAGAGTTTGACTACTTACTGGGGTTTATAGCAACTTATAAAACCTTTACAAAGTATTCCCTATTAGAAAAGGGttctaaattttttttatagccTATGTCATATATCTTCTCCCATGATGCAGAAATTATCCACAAAATCAGATGTTTGGAGCTACGGCGTTCTCCTGTGGGAAATCTTCTCTTATGGCCGTCAACCTTACCCTAAGATGGTATGTAGCACCAGTACACGGCACTATTATACTGTTataacatgtgtgtgtgtgtgtgtttataccgTATATGGGTGTGTCACTAGACACATAGGTGCATTGTGGACATGTCAGCTACAGCAAAAACTGTGTCAAAccaatagtttgacattttgggtaaTACAATTTTTCATGTTCCATACaactctcatgtctgtccactaaatatgaagctacagccaggcgactgttagcttagcttagcatacagactggaagcagggggaaacagctatcctggctctgtccaaaggcaaCACAATCCTCACTTATTAGTTAAGTTAAAATGACAAATTGTGGTTTTATGAAGGGTTATGTGCCAGACGTTTTCTTGGTGGGGACCAGTTGACTTCaccttctcatttaactctcagcaagaaagcaaaaaaaaagtctaactATTAAATCAATCAGACAAAATTAGTCTTCTGTCTGTTAAGTTACCTGACCTCTGTGGATAATTTGTGCCAAATATTCACAATCTATTGTACCTCAGAATTGATAAATGTGACTTATATGAATTTTTGGCATTATCGAACAACTGCACAATCACTCTTTGTTTGAGAAGTTGCTGACCTGGAAGGAGTATTAAGCTTGTTTCGAAACTCGGTCACTATGTATTTTTAGAATTAGCATCTCTCACATGTAGTATGTGTGTCAGTGGAAATCTGCCAGGATTTGTGGTCGAATTCGTCATCTTCTGGATTGACTTACTGTGTCTGAGCAGGAAACCTTCAGGTCAATTTAGGTCATGGTAGTGCGTCAGCAAGGATAGAGGTTTACTCCACATTGTGACGGGACAACTTGTAGAAATAATCGTATTGTTCCCAGCTTGACTAATCTTCTTATGAACTGTGTGGGttaagaggaagaggaagcaaCTATTCACCTGTGACGTACATATAGACTTCACAGCAGGTGGACACAGGAAAAGCATAGGTTGACGTCACATGAGGGACACTCTTAATGGAGAGACTCTTGTGCACCTGACGTCAGGTGGTGTCCTTTTAAATGCAGATGATTAAGTCTTAATTACAGCCTGtttgtaaatatacagtatacacaggtTGATTTATGTGGGTCAAGTTTGTGTTTCCCTCAATTAAACTCTGCGCCTGGTAATTTGTTGCCTGTTGGCAGAGAGACCAAGAGAAGaagtgcgtgcgtgcgtgcgtgcgtgcgtgcatgcgtgcgtgcgtgcgtgcgtgcgtgcgtgcatgcgtgcgtgcgtgcgtgcatgcgtgcgtgcgtgcgtgcgtgcgtgtgtgtgtgtgattagtaTCTGTGCTTTAAACATATATAATAAGAAAAACAATGACACAAATACTTCATTTCACCCACTAAGTACTGAAAAGAGCCTGAAATCTTTGAGGTTGTAATCAGGATTGCAAGAGTGTGttgaagggatagtttgggtgatttgaagtggggttgtatgaggtacttatccatagtcagtgtattacctacagtagatgacggtcagcacgcccccagtttggagaagcagacaggagttactgcacagaagcaaagcaatgtactgctgtggacggggccggcaacagaacatattttagccacttaaacGAAAGGCTCACCAAATAAAATCATATCCTTTTAAGTGTACgcaatatttagaatatttttaccgGTGTACCTTGTCgtgagacagccctttctgacggggagctgaagccgttgtatccatctgtGCTCTCCCCAAAGccgccagactccattgaaataaaaatgtaattttacctcgcagaacacaggggttgctggtctaccgctgcctcaatcggttagtttgtttgtgttattgtgtgactttggtgaatccgaactaaccaaagtcacacaataacacaaacaaactaatgaaactaatcgaggcagcggtagaccagcaactcacgttttctgcgaggtaaaattacagtttttttcaatggagtctggttgcttttgCGAGAGCATTggtaacagcttcagttccccatcagaaacacagactacatagctgtctcatggcaaggtaaactggtgaaaatattctgaatatagcattcacttaaactgatttttttaggtgagcctttctctTAGgagactaaaatatgttttgctgccggccccggccacagcagtacattgctgtCGTTCTCTGcgataactcctgtctgcttctccaaactgggggcgtgccaaccgtcagctactgtaagtaatacactgactttggataagtacctcacacaaccccacttcaaaacacctgaactatccctttaaaattagtgtatttgaaaaacaaaaggcaAAGCAAAAACCTTTATGATTCTACTAAAAACCACAGACCTGTTTTACAAGTAGAAATCTTAATAATTAAAGAGAAGATGGAGGTTGGAGATGgagatgtttaaaatgtttaattcacTTATCAGTATTCACAATTTATCAATTTATCAATTTAtcacctccttcctctctcgctGCTCCTGTTCATGCAGTCCCtgaaggaggtgaaggagaTGGTGGAGGGGGGCTATCGCATGGAGGCTCCAGAGGACTGTCCCCCAGGCGTTTACTCCCTGATGAGGATTTGCTGGGAGCAGGAGCCACGCAGAAGACCAGCTTTCCACAAACTGAGAGAGAAACTTGAGCGAGAGATGTTTGAACGCAGCCCGCGCCTTGGGTCAGAGCGGCGGGATGGAATCAGGTCTGGATCTGGATGCTGAGCTCACAGTGGTGGGAATAAAGTGGCGGCTGATAAAAAGGTAACACACACATTGTTACCCGATTCTGTGAATCACACAAGATGGCCCGTTGGAGTTTCTACTGGATTGCTTTAACCTAGCGGACGGGACAAGACAATCATTATGTAACTCTGGTCATCATGTAATGACAATGAGAAAGGGTTTTACAGTTGGAGCCATGAATATACCAAACTTTGCTTTAGTGGGTTCGAACAAAGCAAAAATGGGTGAATCAGACCGTGGTAGCatggctctatggatggcaaTGTGGGTCTGTTGGTCACTCCACTACTTTGGTCCATTGCCATGAaactttgtacagacattcatggtccccagggGATAAATCCTAACGACTCTGGTGATCCCCAGACTTTTCCTTCAGCACCAACAGGTTGACAAGTGAAATCAAACACGATCTCCGACACGCCCCTCCAGACGAAAAGGAGCATTTCTGACGTTTCCCCAAATACATTTTTTCTTCcaatcttgtgaagggctcattgcatgggtggaatatggactcaaaaaagtacaaaatgcaagtctccc comes from Sebastes fasciatus isolate fSebFas1 chromosome 5, fSebFas1.pri, whole genome shotgun sequence and encodes:
- the matk gene encoding megakaryocyte-associated tyrosine-protein kinase isoform X1; this translates as MAKMNWAAGKQCVAKGDHRKPKPGELAYHKGDFLTIVESSTKKGYYEARHNATGEEGLINSTNVREREALRVDPSLSLMPWFHGKISGPEAVSELQPAEDGLFLVRESIRHPGDYVLCVSVSGDIMHYRVIYQDMQLTIDNTQYFYNLIDMIEFYSKNKGSIATTLLKPKQKLGAKSAKLELSKTGWLLDITKLKLGESIGEGEFGAVYEGEYMGQRVAVKTIKCDVTAQAFLQETTVMTKLQHKNLVRLLGVILDKGLHIVTELMTKGNLVNYLRTRGRSVVSSVQLLRFALDVCEGMEYLESKKLVHRDLAARNVLVSDDCAAKVSDFGLTKLDSKVSDNAKLPVKWTAPEALKKEKLSTKSDVWSYGVLLWEIFSYGRQPYPKMSLKEVKEMVEGGYRMEAPEDCPPGVYSLMRICWEQEPRRRPAFHKLREKLEREMFERSPRLGSERRDGIRSGSGC
- the matk gene encoding megakaryocyte-associated tyrosine-protein kinase isoform X2; translated protein: MAKMNWAAGKQCVAKGDHRKPKPGELAYHKGDFLTIVESSTKGYYEARHNATGEEGLINSTNVREREALRVDPSLSLMPWFHGKISGPEAVSELQPAEDGLFLVRESIRHPGDYVLCVSVSGDIMHYRVIYQDMQLTIDNTQYFYNLIDMIEFYSKNKGSIATTLLKPKQKLGAKSAKLELSKTGWLLDITKLKLGESIGEGEFGAVYEGEYMGQRVAVKTIKCDVTAQAFLQETTVMTKLQHKNLVRLLGVILDKGLHIVTELMTKGNLVNYLRTRGRSVVSSVQLLRFALDVCEGMEYLESKKLVHRDLAARNVLVSDDCAAKVSDFGLTKLDSKVSDNAKLPVKWTAPEALKKEKLSTKSDVWSYGVLLWEIFSYGRQPYPKMSLKEVKEMVEGGYRMEAPEDCPPGVYSLMRICWEQEPRRRPAFHKLREKLEREMFERSPRLGSERRDGIRSGSGC